CGATCAGCTGGAAGCGCGCATTCGTGCTAAAGCGTCGATGCTGGATGCCAGCCGCCGTATTGATGTGCAGCATCTGGAAAAATAATGGCGTGCGCGGTCTGCGCGCGTGACTTTTTTGACTGAACCTGTGCGGTTTCATCCTCATAAGGTATGATGCCGGACAGGTTTTTTTGCATTAAGAGATTTTAACGTGGCGAAGAATATTCAGGCGATTCGCGGGATGAACGACTACCTGCCTGCCGATACTGCCCTCTGGCAACGGATTGAAGGCGTTCTCAAGCAGACGCTGGCGAGCTACGGTTACAGCGAAATTCGCTTACCGCTGGTAGAGCAAACCCCACTGTTTAAACGCGCCATCGGTGAAGTCACCGACGTGGTTGAAAAAGAGATGTATACCTTCGATGACCGCAACGGTGAAAGCCTGACGCTGCGTCCGGAAGGCACGGCAGGCTGCGTGCGCGCCGGTATCGAACACGGTTTACTCTACAACCAGGAACAGCGCCTGTGGTACATGGGACCGATGTTCCGCTATGAGCGTCCGCAGAAAGGCCGCTATCGTCAGTTCTATCAGATTGGCGTGGAAGTGTTTGGTCTGCAGGGACCGGACATCGATGCTGAACTGATCATGCTGAATGCCCGCTGGTGGAAAGCCCTGGGTATCTCTGAACACGTTCGTCTGGAACTCAACTCTATCGGTTCGCTGGAAGCACGTGCTCACTACCGTGACGCGCTGGTTGCCTTCCTTGAGCAGCACAAAGAGGTGCTGGATGAGGATTGCAAACGCCGTATGTACAGCAACCCGATGCGCGTTCTCGACAGTAAAAATCCCGATGTTCAGCAGCTGCTGAATGATGCGCCACAGCTTGGCGACTATCTGGATGACGAATCACGCGAACATTTCAGCGGCCTGTGTGCCCTGCTGGATGATGCCGGAATCAGCTACACCGTCAATCAGCG
This genomic window from Pantoea sp. Lij88 contains:
- the hisS gene encoding histidine--tRNA ligase, with amino-acid sequence MAKNIQAIRGMNDYLPADTALWQRIEGVLKQTLASYGYSEIRLPLVEQTPLFKRAIGEVTDVVEKEMYTFDDRNGESLTLRPEGTAGCVRAGIEHGLLYNQEQRLWYMGPMFRYERPQKGRYRQFYQIGVEVFGLQGPDIDAELIMLNARWWKALGISEHVRLELNSIGSLEARAHYRDALVAFLEQHKEVLDEDCKRRMYSNPMRVLDSKNPDVQQLLNDAPQLGDYLDDESREHFSGLCALLDDAGISYTVNQRLVRGLDYYNRTVIEWVTDSLGSQGTVCGGGRYDGLVEQLGGRATPAVGFAMGMERLVLLVQAVNPEFEPTSNVDVYVIASGQGVQSAAMQLAEKLRDEAPELRLMTNFGGGNFKKQFARADKWGARVALVLGEDEVKAGQVVIKDLRRGEQQTLDQAEAAAVLRTLLQ